agttttgcgtgcagtttgcaaagcatttgtacttcggcttcagaattctcctggcaaaagaagttacgcgcggcaatgtccagtgctgacactcttcgaagacaactgtgtttccaatgttaccatctgcgctgcagccggagcgtggccagcacatgatgagaatggagaagcgtctccacctggagaaaagcagatcggcattcgagagagaaacactccgcggcagctttttttttctctcttgctgtccggcaggccgaagatgccgcccgagttcagggactcagcgccgccatctgaggccaccaagaccaagctgccggccaagttctaataaagtttcctctctctctctcttctctcttcatgcgcggtgttgaaaggataagagtctctacatagcaggaacgaaaaacagggaagcgtgacactggcgcgttgcagatcggcatgagagagccaactctctgcgacagctttttttcccctctttctcttcatgcgcagtgttaagaagagaagggtctctacgtggcagggacggaaaaagccgaagcggggcacaggaatgtcgcagattggcatttggcaaacattccaccgcagtcttttctttccttttcttcattttcttcttcaagcacagcgatgaggtgtcggaagtgccaccgcaggattgggcggggtgctgagagcattttcggagcgcggtatagctttgataggaccacagcgtcagttcgaatgaagtgtgttggaattaatgagattcgactgtatttactatagtctgtgaagtccgagtgaactgtcctaagctagcagacgatgtaggcggcatcgtgtgtttgatgggcagtgactagcaatagcctgcttaaaacagacattcagtaattttgttcatttatcaccctatttcgtgtccgctgcggctctctctactttgagctacagttcaccctgccttgtgttagccgatttcttacttttttaaaaatctaacatgcacccaatttcgcagtgtgaagaaaaatgcacctttgtttaatgtgatgagatttctatagcgacatgcctctttgttggctatcacagaaaaatataaacagcaaatggtgcgaccatctagtgcgacctttatttttctatcagtttcatctatgaccaagatttggtcgctctaaggttgcctcttagtatgccttgatcatgttcatttatcttgttgtgctctgcttacaatgcattgattaaaaacatgtcctagcttctttttgaattccacatattttatcgtttttcacctgtagaagctactcctggtcaacattcaggcaaagacattgtaacctcgaagaaacgtgtattggaattcgagcactgtacaaagtaattatactatttcatagctagaatcaatatttatgaagggttataacagtgttgtatttgatttcataacagcgaaactgcattcagagaaggactctgaaaggttctcacactgagtgtgagagggctgatgtggaaaccattttaggtcaagtgagttgaagttagcgaaaaaaaacaatgaaatgttgtgatgcccaaaaattcaagttgttgttttcagtgttctcttcttgcagatttttatcatgaaaacatttcgatgtgctgttgcgtttaccccatctatgcttcttgcatttttttacagcgcaagcacctcctgcagattgggggacgtggcctccgagaaattggtgtgaatgccatgaaggctgtattggcacatgacgtgcaagtgctgtacagccttcatggcagaaaagggaaaagggcctttgtgaacctgaggctctgtagattagtgacaggttagacttgttcattgttttatgtgtgtgtacccttgtgtattctctgtactgcagtgcttcatgtgtactatggtatttctgttcttgtatgcagatgtcatccgccaaaaagcagggtgcgaccaggcggaggccctcaactttattaagaggtggctgccggggtttggtgatcgctgtgggggcaggaagcggcgcttcagagaagcatttgttgtggagcagcccgatgatccccactctcagagtgcagattatcggctgctcgcggcagctggcttcctgcccagccacagcagccagagccttgacagcaccactgtcactgtgcccccaacgcaacctgacctgcagtagagcgggcctttttttagttgtgtatatatatttttcaatgtatacattttttgttgtaccaaataaataaaaaaaacaaagaatgaatggtctgcagactgtcggtgatgcactgttcggctagcttatgctgattcggaagcaccatcaccatgttttagttacaaaaaaatgctctaaactatgaatattctcgattaccatgtgggggacatacgctttcaacatttacttcctaacgacttttttcgatttgttgtaccaaataccagtaccaaataaagcactcgctattgcaaaagataaattggtaaaaaataaactacacttctagtgttagcaaagggaatgaggtattaaagatgaaatagatcgggtaactgctttcagttctcagcattcaattttctgttgccccaagtatacagggctgcaaagctacaagagcgggtcatcgaggcatattgtttaaatcttctggtaagaaaaattccctactaataatggttacaaaatggcaagccaatcagtagccaatattcgtcgtgcaggaaacatcggtgtaataacggcatttgattggctgcaatgtggccctggattggtccaatgtcggtcgtacatccgtagccaatattcgtcgtgcagcaaacatcggcgtaaaaatggcatgtgattggctgaaatatggcccaatgttggccgaacattggcagttttgtcggcaatacgatgggccttcgtcggcccaatgttggttgcatactggctaaaacatcggcaaaacgtcggcccatcattggcttgaacgtcggcccgacattggaagaagttgcacttccgacgtcggcccgacgtcggtgccgatgttagccgatgttggtccaagattggtccaacggcggcgtgctgcttgggcagctgaacagtctatgagggcagagtgcgtggctagaaaatccataccaagaatgagttcatgagggcaatgtttgATAACAGCGAAAaaaacgacagtgcttctctccccaatagacactcgcgcagagcacataccaagaattgcggcagttcttccatcggcgactcgtacagctcggttgagggcgggcgtgacaacttttctaagtcggcggcgaaggttagcactcataatgaacacatgcgcgccagtatctatcaacgcactgacacgaacattgtcgacagtaacgtccaaaaggttccggttcgttgttaacgttaatcgaggatttcttacgaaggtcgtcaacgcagctccacctccagaagctgcacggcctagttttccggtcggagatgctgcgaataggtcggggaggcagcacggcgttgtgggggcgaccgggactgacgacgagcaggggacggtgaccggtcgtagcgaggtctgcttggaggtgctgtaggagcggaaaatgtggtcggcgttgatggagaaagtgatgggcacgattggcgagcagaagtggtgtgatactgaggtgcataatgggacggtggagcccagcggctgcggcagtgacgtgcgatatgaccaacgcgtcgacatttgaaacatatgggcctgtcatcaagggtacgccattcggacggattgcgttgtatgcgaggagcagaagggggacgaaaagaatgtgcagcagagtatacggcaggtacaggatgtaggccaacattcgatagctcttgacgaacgacggcttgtatcaaagaaatcgtggtcggggaaggcgtagGCGTCGGTAGTGCCGTGGCTatcggttgtgctgcctcgacctctcgacgaatgatgcgtgtgaggttgtcacatggaggggcctggtggaagacgtcgtcacacgaagaggtggccgctgtgttcggaaggcgcacgatgttttgggctacacggcgggctttagcttgttcgagacgtcggctttctttaaggatgttgtcgatgctcgagatgttgttaaaaaccagcaggttgaaagcatcgtcggcaatgcctttcaagacgtggttaaccttttcgtcttcggacatggactggtcggccttggaacaaagggccaaaacgtcaagaatgtaggaaacgtacgattcggtagaagactgggcccgtgtggcaagagtcttcttcgcagcgagctgacgaccagatgaatcaccaaacaggtcacgtatcttttttttgaagagatcccagctcgttatgtcagCTTCGTGGCTTTCACACCATGTTCCGGGAgcgccgtccaggtagaaaagcacgttggcaaacatgagcgtgggatcccagcggtgagttgcactgacgcgctcgtaccgcttcagccaagtgtcgaggtcgatcgtaccatcaccggagaaagtgccgggatcccggaggtgcggaagtgtgacgtaggtggtggcttggagtGACGAGggtggcgtagaggaagtaccagcagtcgaagcagtcgaaagctcACCGATGGTgtgaccgctgcgcgtctccatcgaggtacaggggtcgtccacctccaccaataatgttacgagtaacttgtttaaggAGCTATtaacagcgcacagaactcgacgagtaagatggagccagaccagcatccaacggaaaaacccacttcccCCTCCtgtttcatgcagccgtgtttagcggctgttttgtataaATATTTTAACGGACTCGTAAGTTGACTCACCAGACTTGGTCATTGGTCACTAACAGCACAAGAACCCTTCACTCTTGGCAGCACTCACATTTGCTTTAACCAGCgttttgttttgtagagttaagtAAGGTTGAATCCAAAAAACGTAACTGCTAATCTCGATTCTCAATTGCTATAATTCTCAAACAATGGTGCTAATAGTTGCCATTTGCACCCTGGTTTGAGGAATATTGACATGACTCATCCATGCATAGCAAAACAAAGgcaaggtggtctaaattaccggagccctccactacggcgtctctcataatcatatagtggtcttgggacgttaaaccccacatatcaatcaatcagcaaaaCAAAGGCAAAGCCTTGAAATGAATAAGTTTCTTGCATGCTTTTCTCATAGTACTGTAGCGGCTTCTATATGACATTGTGTCCTGAGTTCTCATTTTTTGGGGGGCTTTTGCACCAGCATTTGGTGCGAAGCATGCTGGCTCTTGCGCGGTGCCTTCTTTCAGAGGAGAGTGCAGGAGCATGCATGCTTCAGCAAAACAGCTGTTGATAGCTCGTGTAGtggaccgccaggtggcgccgtttcgtttggctggccgcatacagtgctccactttcacgtgttcttggcccgttaccaggccccgcccgtgtctggacaagctcactattccttctggaagacttccgggacacgccgacaacatccgggccccggtccgaccccaggctggccccccaggccccttcaaaagtacgaagcggcgcggcgccgcgctaaccctaacgcgccgcgcctgcacctccacgatgcagagtcccggccagcactcgacaccaacgacaacttacgccctgtcggtaagcccagcctctTCCGGTCGTACGcctgatacagccgtgcctccgctgtcaccatctggcaatgtcaccagcccctgtcgacaagcgcgtttcgacgagcgtcgttccttccatcgccgaagttttgccttccatcacttcagctgacgacttatcgacggaaatggacttcgcggcatcgcaagtcaacgaagacaatacgccatcccctgaaggcagctggaacaccgttagtgccaacaaaaa
The nucleotide sequence above comes from Rhipicephalus microplus isolate Deutch F79 chromosome 2, USDA_Rmic, whole genome shotgun sequence. Encoded proteins:
- the LOC142796405 gene encoding uncharacterized protein LOC142796405 isoform X1, which encodes MEAPHGEGSEQTMPLLLRILRIQLRIRQQQREVLQEVRQLKHKVRLLSVPQHAQPAQRPSDLPRLPAGTIGEVEAAEAAVQSKAVAAALRKHLLQIGGRGLREIGVNAMKAVLAHDVQVLYSLHGRKGKRAFVNLRLCRLVTDVIRQKAGCDQAEALNFIKRWLPGFGDRCGGRKRRFREAFVVEQPDDPHSQSADYRLLAAAGFLPSHSSQSLDSTTVTVPPTQPDLQ
- the LOC142796405 gene encoding uncharacterized protein LOC142796405 isoform X2; translation: MEAPHGEGSEQTMPLLLRILRIQLRIRQQQREVLQEVRQLKHKRKHLLQIGGRGLREIGVNAMKAVLAHDVQVLYSLHGRKGKRAFVNLRLCRLVTDVIRQKAGCDQAEALNFIKRWLPGFGDRCGGRKRRFREAFVVEQPDDPHSQSADYRLLAAAGFLPSHSSQSLDSTTVTVPPTQPDLQ